From Deinococcus aquaticus, one genomic window encodes:
- the sufU gene encoding Fe-S cluster assembly sulfur transfer protein SufU — protein MLPDAIAKEIIADHQRRPRHTGPLDGIEGVTLDNPGCGDQVTVWADVKGGRIAALTFTGKGCAISQSSASLMTVALTGKTVEEARALAARYRAMVMGEEPGDPQLGNLELGDLLALSGVSRLHARRKCALLAWRALEQTLEASTLG, from the coding sequence GTGCTGCCCGACGCGATAGCCAAGGAAATCATTGCCGACCACCAGCGCCGCCCGCGCCACACCGGGCCGCTGGACGGCATAGAGGGCGTCACGCTGGACAACCCGGGCTGCGGGGATCAGGTGACCGTCTGGGCGGACGTGAAAGGCGGGCGGATCGCGGCCCTGACCTTCACCGGGAAGGGCTGCGCGATCAGTCAGAGCAGCGCGAGCCTCATGACGGTTGCCCTGACCGGGAAGACCGTGGAGGAAGCCCGCGCGCTGGCCGCCCGCTACCGCGCGATGGTCATGGGCGAGGAGCCGGGCGACCCGCAGCTGGGCAATCTGGAACTGGGTGACCTGCTGGCCCTGTCAGGCGTCAGCCGCCTGCACGCGCGGCGCAAGTGCGCACTGCTGGCGTGGCGGGCGCTGGAGCAGACCCTTGAGGCTTCCACACTGGGCTAA
- a CDS encoding M20 family metallopeptidase: MTAIGDRVEDLRTQLVAWRRHLHMNPEVGFEEHETAAYIEAELRKMPGLSVSRPTATSVLAVLKGGQPGRTVLLRADIDALPIHEENTFEFASKTPGVMHACGHDGHTAILLGVAALLSQDAANVPGEIRMIFQHAEEIGPGGAEELVMNTPLMDGVDVVTGLHLNSQLPAGVVAVKPGAFMAAPDMLELTIRGRGGHGAHPEEAVDPIAVGAQVVTNLQHVVSRMVAAQDALVVSITKFTSGTTHNVIPDTAELMGTVRTFDPALRERAPQLIERVIKGVCDAHGATYELRYEFGYRPLINTDWVAAQLKDIALDVVGADLYRDAKPTMGGEDFSAYLEKAPGAYFNVGSGSDGQDSRWPHHHPRFTIDEASLETGVRMLHAAALRLTVPE; encoded by the coding sequence ATGACTGCAATAGGTGACCGGGTGGAGGACCTCCGCACGCAGCTCGTGGCGTGGCGGCGGCACCTGCACATGAACCCCGAGGTGGGCTTCGAGGAGCACGAGACGGCCGCGTACATCGAGGCCGAACTGCGCAAGATGCCGGGCCTGAGTGTCTCGCGCCCCACCGCGACCAGCGTCCTGGCCGTCCTGAAGGGCGGGCAGCCGGGCCGCACCGTGCTGCTGCGCGCCGATATCGACGCGCTGCCGATTCATGAGGAGAACACCTTCGAGTTCGCTTCCAAGACCCCCGGCGTGATGCACGCCTGCGGGCACGACGGGCACACCGCGATCCTGCTGGGCGTGGCGGCGCTGCTTTCGCAGGACGCGGCGAACGTGCCGGGCGAGATCCGCATGATCTTCCAGCACGCCGAGGAGATCGGGCCGGGCGGCGCCGAGGAACTGGTCATGAACACCCCGCTGATGGACGGCGTGGACGTGGTCACGGGCCTGCACCTGAACAGCCAGCTGCCGGCCGGCGTGGTGGCCGTCAAGCCGGGGGCGTTCATGGCCGCGCCGGACATGCTGGAACTCACGATCCGTGGGCGCGGCGGGCACGGCGCGCACCCGGAGGAAGCTGTGGACCCGATCGCGGTGGGCGCGCAGGTCGTCACGAACCTTCAGCATGTGGTGAGCCGCATGGTGGCCGCGCAGGACGCGCTAGTGGTCAGCATCACGAAGTTCACGAGCGGCACCACGCACAACGTCATTCCCGACACGGCCGAACTGATGGGCACGGTACGCACCTTCGACCCGGCGCTGCGGGAGCGGGCGCCGCAACTGATCGAGCGGGTCATCAAGGGCGTGTGCGACGCGCACGGCGCGACCTACGAACTGCGGTACGAGTTCGGGTACCGCCCGCTGATCAACACGGACTGGGTGGCCGCGCAACTGAAAGACATCGCGCTGGACGTGGTGGGGGCGGACCTGTACCGGGACGCGAAACCCACCATGGGCGGCGAGGACTTCAGCGCGTACCTGGAAAAAGCGCCCGGCGCGTACTTCAACGTCGGCTCCGGCAGTGACGGGCAGGACAGCCGCTGGCCGCACCACCACCCGCGCTTCACGATCGACGAGGCCAGCCTGGAAACCGGGGTGCGGATGCTGCACGCCGCCGCGCTGCGCCTGACCGTCCCGGAGTGA